In Myripristis murdjan chromosome 5, fMyrMur1.1, whole genome shotgun sequence, the genomic stretch GCAGTAGAAAGCACTGTAGTATTGGGCTATTTCTTGCATAGAGTCTGTTTAGGTCTGTTTAAGTCTATTAatgcaaaaacatttaattgaGAATGAATGGGGTCAAAAGAGTGCAGCAATCCATTTTGCAATGTGTTTTTAAGAGCAATGTGCAGAAATGGTTGTCTTCTTTTTATCAGCTCACATCTGAGAAGGAGATACATAGTATATGGCAGGGATGACATAGCTGTCTgatttttgtggtttgttttctgtcacCATTAACTGTTTATTCCATGATGCCATGAGGGCATCCCTATGCATTTAGGTTCAGcacacatttctgtgttttccaaaTAGACCCACTGTAAGGCAGGAAATACAAGGGTGCCTTGCCTGTTCTGACACTTTGCGAAATACAGTGGGCTCAGAGTTCAGAGTTTTTAGAAGGGGAACTTTTTACTGGGTTAATCTCATGCAGAAGTAGTGTGCAACACTGTGAATGTGCCATCTGGAATCTGTCTTGAGCTTTGTTTGACCACTTGGATGTAAAACCTTACTTGCCCACAAAGTAAGGCTGATGGAAGGCTTACAGTACCAATGTTCAAAACTATAATGACTATGCTTTTGTTGAACTTTGCTGTTGCGCCTTGAAAATAGTGCCATctaacacatttgttttgttttgatatcCATTAAAATTCATTGTGAGACCAATGATATACTTTACTGAAGATTGTATATTTCAATACGTTAAATAATACAGTATTTCCTGAAGAAACTATATCATGGGGATTTCTGTCAaagatttcattgtttttaacaGAGAATTGCATTGAATTTGAAATGTAGCTGCACTTTCTAAAGGAGTGAGGATTCAAGTCACCATGCAGGTTGGTATAATCTGAACATGGCTGGTACTATGAATTCTTGTGGACCATCAAACGTATTGTACAGTATGCATATCCAGAGCCATTTGCTTGAAACCAAATGGAGTTGCAAAATCAAGCATGTATCATGCTTCACGGTATAGCTCATGTCGTTTGGATTGCTcactattcattcatttgccaCTAGCTGTGTATACCTGAAGCCAAAGTACTGCAACATGGTGATATGACTTCATTACAGACACACTGCATTAGTGTGATGTGCAGAGGTTTGTAGTCTGTTGTCACTAGAGGTGAAAGTGATGACAATGAAGGGAGATGAACAGCAGCATACTAATTAGTCCATTCGCAGTacttttgcctctctctctctctttctctctctctctctctttctctctgtctctcttcctatTGTTAACATTATGCATTGCGCAAATTTGTTAATACAGCATGTATCTATAAAGTTATGTAAATAGTCGCATGTTTTAAAGAGGAACCATTATtaaattgtgtatgtgtgtttgtgttctatGTCATTTTGATAATaaaacgaaagaaagaaagtatgCACTGACTGCAAAGTGTATGTATTTTTGCTGAATGGGTATGGGACTGAATGTATGTCTGAATAATCTATGTTCATAATTTCACAGGCTCTTTTAATGCCTGGAATTGAAGCAGGGTTGCTTTGTACCTTATGTGCAAGTCCACTTACTTTACCATAATAATGCATGTTtaatctttatttctttctttatttttgtcatccTTTGTATGTGTCGATCGAGTATTACAGTGTGCTCGAGCTACAAATCAGGCAAATTGCTTTTCAGTTCTGTTTGAACTTGTTCCATGTTCCATGTGTTGGCCAGTGACCGACACATGGAACATGTGTTCAGAAAGGAGAATATTTCTTGACTCCTTGGTTTTCTATCTCAGTGTACCGTAAGTGtttccttcattttctcctgCCAAATGGGTGTCAAGTCATAGTTAATCAAATGTAGATACAGTGGATAACTCTGAGATTGGACTCGAAGCCCTTCTCCTTAGTACTTATACCTCCTTACCTTATTGCTATTCATACAACCCTGCTCTTACATTTTTGAACATACTGGTCAACATAAGAAGTAGAAGGCAAGTCATGAGACAAAACATGAgcccaaaaaatgaaacattaaaaaaaaaaaaaaaatcatatcaaacaATTATAccaacattttttgtttatttgtttctgCAGATTTCTAGAACCCTCAAGTTACTGCTGCTTTTCTGCTCATAGcagaaaaagttaattttgtgTCAAAGGAGttgttgaaaatgaaagagCATAATTAATGAGTGAAGCACCCTTCGTAAGCAACTCCGCTTCTATGATTAGAGCAAGTGATATCCAGTTCGTATAAATGTCACTTCATGAATTAATATACAGCTTAACTAATGGATTGCAAAGGGAGGAGTTGGTGTTGTGACTTGAGCATACTCTGAGATATCAATATATCTATTCTGACATCTtggatttggggattttttttttcaacttacTTATGtactttttgcttgttttcccTACCTAATTCTTCATTTATGTGAAGATTAACCCTCATGTCAGCATGCCATGCTTTATATTATAATGCATTTAAGGGAGACtcagtggaaaacacacagcaagtcTGTGTTTAGTACATCAACATCCATCCTGAGAGTGTGGTCTCAAATAAGGTTGAAGTCTTAATGTGAATGAGCTCTATATCCTTTTCTACGAAGTGTGTCACACCATCTTTCCCTGGGTTGATTCGAGGTCATTTTATATATGTACTGAGCCTCTTTTACTTACAGTGTGAGCTGCCACCAGATTCTGTCTGCTTTACATGTCAGAAGTGTATTTGCAATAGGACCAATAGaacctgtttttatttactggTGTCTCCTTTGTGAACTAGAAATGTTGAATAGGCTTGTCATATAACTGCAATGCAGGCAACAGAATCCCTGTCTTCCTGGGTCTCAGAGGCTGTCTTGAGCACAGGGCAGGCCCAAAGAGCGCAGAGCAACATTCGCAATGCAATACTGCCGACCCGCTGCTTCAGTAACGGTTCCTCTTTAGTCATATTGTGAACATAGCCACCGTACAGAGCATCCAAAGAAGTGAACCCCGCCCTTCACCTCCTCAGccacccccccgcccctccacTTACCTGACAACACTGACAAGGGAAACGCTTGAACTTGTTTCTTGACCCTTCTTTTTGTCTTgttgtagatgtgtgtgtgtgtgtcaatagttgtgcctttttgtgaactgcatgatttatttctttacaaaatccatgttttccagcaaaaaaaagagagaaaagactcAGAAACTTGTACTCATATATCACTCTATGTAGACCTGCGGCCCTCAAGGGAACCAGAGTATGGAATGTCGCCAAGACATGTCTATATGTTATTGAAAAAGTAATCATGGGAAATAAAGGTCTTTTAAGTACCTTTGTCTTGTGTGATTTGTAAATGTGGGGAGGGGGTGCTTTGCCATTTATGGTCAGTTGGTGGCACTGTATACAACACCAGCATGAAGCTGAGaaactgtgttgctgtgttgaaGAGCACATGCTCACAACTCACAACTTTGATGATCTGCGACAGCAAAACATGGGCGACAAATTAATAAAGGAACATATCTGCAGAGTGATGAATCAGCACGCAGCATGCAGGTTAGCATCACTACAAGCTGTGATGATGCATGTGTAGCATTTGCATAGCAAAACTGCCAGCATAAAGTATTAAGAGCCTTTTGGAGTGCTTCTTCTtcaaatcattcaaaaaacacaatattcagTGTCATTATATTCCCCTCTAAAAAGGGGAATTCAAACTGGTTTCTCACTATCAGACAGGAAATGAGTCTGGCAAGGATCCTTTTTTCATTAAACTGTAAAAGTGAGGTTATAAAAGCAACATATTAAAACTTGGGAGATGGGAGCCAGAGGAGTAATGAGGGGTGATGTGGAGTTTCAAAAAGACATATATAagatacatgaaaaaaaaaaaaaaaaaaaaacatttttctttttctttttgtctgccATGCCTGCCATGACATTAATGTGAAATTCCACTCGTAATTACTCCTATAGTTATACAAGGTTTAATCAGTATTTACTTCAGTTATAACTTCCCCAAAGCTTTATGAGCCCAAGTGTCAAGCATGTAATTTATGATGTCATTATGAGACAAAAGGCTTAGTCACTGACACTGACGAATTAAATGgataaatcatatttttctgtaGTGCTAAccaaatatgaagcaaaataaGTTGCTTCTTCCactatgtgcattttttttcttttttcttttttcttttttttttttttttaccactttcTGTACATTGAAATTTATATATGGCAAGTCATGGGAACATACATGTCATACTTAAGAAAGTAAAACTTCTTGCAGAAATCATGTGTCTAAACCTGattcttcattttaaaaagaaaaaaaaaaagaacattaagTGAGCAGCTCAGTGTTATGACATACAGCCTGTGCCATTATAATGACAGATCCTCAGAGCCTGATGACTTAGAGTGGGTGCACTTGAACATCATATCCTGTTTACAATAACAGCTCTCACCCAGTTTATGGAAAAACTAACAAGAAACCTTGAATATAGCCAGAATGCTGCAGCCCATCCATCATCTCTCATCCTTGCTAGTTTGCAGCTTTTTCAGGGTCTGCATAAGCTGAGTTTCCATAGCAATGCCTGCaaattttttcattcatgtgtttttgatcTGGTGATAACTGGCTTTTCTGAATAAGACATCAATGAAAGCTGTATTTTTACTATCACCTATTGAAAGCACTAGCTCGTTTATTTTATCAATTGCTGAATTTTAATCAAATGCATTTCTGCCACTGTTACTGTCTGAAAGATTTGGgcacatttttctctgtatgttgGTTGGCTGGTCCATAAAATCTTTCCCACCCTTTGGTGGCCACAGTTTTTGCTCTTGGAGGATGCTATTTTGTATGGAggttaagtgtgtgtgaaggtgtgtgtttgtgttcatgccaaCTAGCAAAAAGTGGGTGTGGCAGCGGGAGTGGCCTGTGACAAAGAGAGGCATAACTTCTAAACGGTTTCACATAGCACGGCCAAACTGTGTAGGAggacacacacgtacacacacagatagccaCACCCCCTTTCATGACTCATTGACTGATTGCTTTAGGCCCTTGTGAGAGGCATCACTGGACTAAGCACAGGTCCTGTTGCAGTGCTGTGGGCCCTGCTGTCTCGCTCTGCTGCTCCATCACTTCATTGGTCCACAGAAATCTATCTGTTCTCACTCGTTAATTTGTAGTGATTAGATAGGTAATTGAACAAATCACTCATTCACCAACAGTGGCATGATTATCACtgccttcatcaccatcatcatcactatcaccATCAACAACAGCTGCAGCACCAGTTTGGCCATTTTTAgctttatgaaaaaaattatttgctACATTACAGACTGAACTGTCCGATGTTACAGAAACAACTGTGTATGTACATTCTTTCTCATGAGTGGATTTACACTTTTGATGACTGATCAATTATGAcgacaaaataagacaaaaatatatacattcaaTATATGCATTCATCACACCATTGTGCAACACTTTGTCTTGAATGCATATAttgaatgtatatatttttgccgttctgtgtatattttgttgcattgaaggtaatatattttcatacatgtctttttatttacatttttgttcttatttCCCCTTGTCTTTTGTAATGGAGCCTCCCAGCCACAGGATTTCACACAACCGTACTTGTCTAACTGGAGTGACGATAAAACATGCTGAATCTTGACTCTTGAATAAAAAGGTCTAAATATGCCTTCTGTTTTCCCTTGTCCTCCCATCttgctcctcctgcttcctgtCTCACTTGGACAGTTTGCTGATGACCCGGATTAAAGCTCCATTCTCGTCCTTCAGTCTCTGGTTCTCCATCTTGAGCTCTGCCTTCACCTGAGGAGAGAGCAGCACACAAGTCGCTCACAGCCGAGGCGACAGAGACAACAACATGCCGGCTCTAGCCTGAGGGGCCCATTTCCCcagcaacactgaaacactcaAAACACTGATAGGGGCATATTTACGCTTAATAGTGAATGGAAATGACATAACCTTAGTGAACCCATTTAGCAtgatttttcaataaaaattcATCCATCTTATCAGCCTATTTCTGAGGCCCAGTAGATTTTCCCAACTTTCCTAAAagaaatatttgtgttttgGAACGCATGGACTCAGCAACATCAGCCCTCATGCCTCCCTTGTCCCTCGCAGAGGACCGATTCATAAACatgagtgtgctgtgtgcagtttaccgacatcacatcacattattaCAGGTTATTACAGTTCAGATTTTTCAAACAGTTATTCCTTGCTGCAGTTTTGTGCAATATTGTCAATTAATATGTCCCTCTAAGGCACCGCATGCTTATTTTCGCTTTTCATGTGATTCCTGATTGGGAAAAATCTATAAACTACAAATGTAaccaaaggggggaaaaaaactatgTGCTTGTCACTGAAATTATgaaacatatttacaaaattaaaatataattattttattttaattttatttattttgttttatttattggagaTGCCCTCTAAACTTATTGACTGAAGCTTCTTTATTTCCCCTACCTTTGTTCccgtaggaaaaaaaaaaaagctcatttgaGTCTGATGCAGTTAAACGAATGATGAGAATGAAACAGTCTCTCgtacacacacttacatcactgacacacacacattaatcagTCTGGCCCATCTAAATGCATGTTCCAGTGTGCCCCTCTATTTTCAGATCAGTGTTGCATGTTTGCTGAGAACTCCCATTCCCAGATAACAAGAGCTTGTTGTTTGTATCCTTCTGAGCGAAACACAGCAGACGTTTGTGAATGTAAGGCTACCGATGAATGCTGATGGCGTATTCACTCCAGCATCAACGTGCTTACACATTCCACGGGCACTGGAGCATGACGGTGACAAATGATGTCATCTAAAATTACCTCAGACAGAGAAGCCCACTTAACACTAACGCCACGGCACCAagtcccacacacacttttccagtGCATGTCCGGCGGCCATTGTTGTATTCAGACTGACTCGTTCATTACTTTCGTCAGAGGATACTGGCTTACCTTTTTGCAGGGCTGGCTCCCAAGCCAGATTGTTTAAAGGGGAGTGATAACTGGTTGCTACGGAGCTTCTTTAAAAGTCAGTATATggtggtgtgtttaaaaaaaaaggcatatcgGCTAGTAAAACATTTAACCAGTAAAGATTAGAGTGAAATTATAATACATTTGAATTACCTTTAATTCCTCTTCCATATCTGATATCCTCTTCTCTAGACCCCGTCTTTCCTACAAAGATTTCAATATGAAAGATGATTCAGATTAATGACAACATGTAACTGTGCTACGTACATATGGGAGGAAAAATCTGCATAATCCTTTAAACTTACTatctgaaaatatttctttaaacttgttttatttaatgacttttgattattttttctgaCCTCCCTGATGACTCTTGCTTCGATTTCTTATTTCCAACCTAGCTTTTATTGTGATTGTGTGCTTTTTCAATTATTTGTATAATGCTAGGGTAAatgtatctatatattttttttatatgttttatatatttcttatttacctttttCTCAGTCTCCAGCATGTTGGAGCTACAATCAGCTGTTCTTCCTTTACGCTGAAATGAAAGGTGATCATGAGAACAATGACAGCTGTCTTGACACTGCTGATAATGAATGTGAACTTTTCCTAACAGTGAGCACATGTGTCTGATGTGAAATCTTCAATACAGCGGCAAGTACATGCAAGAATACAGAAGAGGCTCATCGGTATTCCTGCAGCTACAGCTTCCTTGTTTTGCCGCTATGATTTCATGTCACATATCTTCCAGGATACCATTGTAAGAATATGTGGAGCTCATTTCAGtggcagttaaaaaaaataaaaataaaaataaaaataaaaattcagaatGATATAATTCTAAAACCCCATATGAAataatcacatgtgaaataaatcaCATGGTTTTGGAACACAAGTGATTTAcaaccacatgtgatttttttattccACATGGGATgtgctgttttcacatgtgaaagcTCGAGTACAGATGAGAAgaagccagtcacatgtgaaagtgTGGAATTCACATGTGAGAATGCAAATTTCACAGGTGATTTCATGTGACGTGTTTTCACACAGAAATTATTGTCCATAAGAAGAATCCAGTCACATGTGACACTGTGGATTCATGTGAAGATGTAAATctcacatgtgatttcatgtggaatgtgttgttttcacatattAAAATCatagttcacatgtgaagaaACTAGTCACGTGTTAATGTGGAATTCACATGTgtattcatgttgttttcacacGTGGAAATTCTACTTCAGAAGCCAATCGcatgtgaaaatgctaattccACCTGACTTTGAGTGatcaattttcttttcacatgtggaaatttgGAAACTGAAAATCTGAtgtcaaaactgaaaatcacatgaaaagcaaatcaagtgaaaaattaaacttcacatgtgacattattttcttttcacatgtggaaatctTAGCTAACATGTGAATAATGCCACACACATGTGAAAATGATAAATTCACAGGTGAAATTCgaattttccacatgtgaaaaggcaCATTTCACATATGACATTTTCATAAGGGACGGGAACTTCAGCTGTTGTTCAGTTTTCTAAACCTCTTCAGCAAACATTTGTTCCTCCTTCACACTCATGAATCAGGACTGGGGACATGAACTGGGGACAGCGAGGACAGTGAGGACAGTGAAGACATCGAGGACAGCGAGGAGAGTGAGGAGAGTGTTGGTGAAGTACCTGTGCTCTCTCCAGCTGCACCTGAACCACCGCCAGCTCCTGTTTACTGGTCTCCAGTCTGGACCTGAGCCTTTCATTGGTGGTCAGCGCCTCTTCATACATCTgcaaaatacatattaaatatatacagAACAGCAAAGAAGAGgcattctatctatctatctatctatctgttttaACAATTCCATTTCAGTTTGTAATCcatgattttaatttcaaatgaaaaataattacttaaacattatttattgattatttaaaacattacttatatatataaaaaaggcaATGTTTAGGTGAATCGCTAACAATTTTCTACATTTCACAGCCATTAAGATTAAAGCCAGAGTAACTGCAGATTGATGTAGTTGACATGGAAGAATTTATAACTCACTAACAAAAGCATTACATGCCAACAggaaacaaattcaaaatagttTATTTTATGGTGGAGAACCGAGATGATGTATTGTAGAtctggagggagggatgagggatgAGGTTCAAGGGTTTATGGATGAAAGGTCGAGGGGTGAAGGATGAGGGGATAAACGGATGGAGGGATGTGGGAAAGGGTCAAGAGATGAGGGGATGAGGGGATAAGGGGATGAGGGTCAAAGGGTTATGGATGAAGGGTCGAAGGTTAAGGGATGCAGAGATGGAGGTTCAAAGTTTCAAGGGTTGAGGGAAGGATAAGGGTCGAGAGCAGACGGATGGAAGAGGATGATGACTGGCTGATGTGGAGCGGAGGCTGGGAAACTGATGATGCAATGAATGAAGCCTTGCATTTGTATCTCTACACAGCAGCACATGAGTGAACAGTGAAAGAAGTGTCGACACAAACCATGTGATGAATCATGATGGCAAAGAACTAGCATTAAATCAGCGTCTGCAGCCTCTGAAAAGCCACCATGCAGCAGGCTACGTCACCTACCTTCTTGTAGTCATTGCATGCCGAGTCCTCCTCCGCCTTTTTCCGTGCCGACAGTCTGTTCTCCCTCCTCGAGATGTACGACTCTGTGTGGCCCACTGTTCTGTCTTTGGAAATGTCAGAAGATCCAGACGAGTTCAGCCTGCAGAGATAAAGGAGTAATGAGCCAGCTGTTCATGGCTCTGCTATAGCGCGTTTAGTTTCACTTATGTATGCAATAGCATTGTTGCTATAGAGGGTAACTGATTCctgcttaaaaaacaaaaacaaaaacaaaaactaattttATTAATGTTTCATCACATAACAGTAGCCTATAACgtatttttgtctctttaaCAGGTGAAATGAATTAGAGGAAACTTACCTAGACAGCCTGTCATGCTGAAATAGAAGAGAGATGTTTTAAATGAACATGATGGTATTGTAATAACAAGCCAATTTTTACAGTAACAACATACCATGGAACATTACATCTAATAAGAATGGTGTCACAGTACTGGTAGTATGACTTGAATGTAAAATTttaaagtcatttagtctcatactttaaaatcttgtattttcttaaaaaccaatgagaatttttttggggggggttgtAGTTCCAGATCCTGTTCAAGGCCATGATTTGTTATGAAAGCCATGTATTTTATAACATGCTCTTCACTGatcaaccctgtctcctaaaaatcgcgttcccatacaactaaactgtaTTCTTTCTGATGGATCGCAAATATGTCTCttatcaacatatcttgtatatcatagCACTGTGGCCTTTTCATTACCTTTacccaccaaaactacttgttTAAGGCTAGAAAAAAGTCaagtttaggcataaaaaccacttggttgaGGTTATGTAACATTTGCAACAAACAAAGACCACTGTCACTTTGTGCTGGACTCAAACTTGGGTCGTCTGGGTGAAAATCAGTTATGTGACCCATCCGCCAGGCCAGCTGCATCCTAGCATGGACCTCAGACTAAGAGGTTCTGGTGATATGttgcaaacaaacataatccatgacaaaatatGTTCCCTTCAtaatgtaattgagaatgcacTTTAGTTGTATGAGAGTGTAATTCTTAGGAGACTGGGCTCTAATCCTACCATACTGGACAAAGTGTTGGGGTGTAGATTAATAGTCAACATGAAGGTAACTATTCCATAGACAGGGGTCTCTCATGCAGCTCTCCAGGCAGTCAGAGCTCAGTGATTCTGTGAAGCCATATTGCAGTGAGCTGAGCACCAAAGCAAGTTAAAGAAGGACAGAGGAAACGGTCCCCTGAATAAACTGAGCAGCACAGATAGCTAAACACATCCAAAAAAGGTAATAACTCTGGCAGCAGCCTAACAGTTTGATGGTTAGTGTCTGCTAAAGTTGGACTGGTCAAGAGTACACTGAGAGATTTTCAAGGGGGGAGAGCAGGTTTGgagtttatttttaatgaaaacagtTACAGCATCAGTGATAGCCAACTTATAACTATGGATTGCATAaaccacaaaagaaaaacatactcCAGTGCTTGACTTACTGTGAAGGACAAAGCTTTGGTTTCTATATTACAATAACAGTAAGGCTAATATAAATCCCATTGGAATATGCAGATATTTatacacagcagagagacatcTTGCTCTTGCTATACATCCTCTGTGACCCTGCGATCTGGGCCAGTTCCCTCCATCCTTAACTTCCTCTCTCACAAGCTACCAGTCAGCCTGATACTTCTTTCAAACCCAGCTGACTTTCCATGTGGCTAGGGAAGCATGACAGACAATTAGGGCCCCAGCCCCCGAAACTGGCAAATATTTAGCTTTTTACGTCATGGCATGGCATTGTGTTCCCAAGATGAAGATGATACATGATACATTTtaattcagaatcagaattattttcatttatttattcattcttcgAGTTTCATCATGTTAATCTTAAGTAATCCCAGTGTTAAAGAATGATAGAGATTGGTAAGAGAAGCAAAGCAATGCAAAGCAAACTGTGTTTATATGGCAGATCTCGTTCCAGATGGAAGCACAGTGTGTTTCACAGACCACGGTATTTGCAGCCACAAAACTATGTGGATactgcacaaaataaaacattacacaattaaaacaaacacaaagataaTAATTGTGAGTTAAAACCATTAAGAAGTAGGaatagaaaataattaaattattaaataaaaaataatgtaacgAAATAGAGTTATTAAGACCAGTAACCAACCAGTACAAAGTAATAAGACAtgtaaaactgttaaaaaagttggaataaaataaaagtagatATAATAAgagagtaaaaataataattatgagtATTAACTGACCAATAATAAATAGCACATGTGAGctaaaaaccataaaaaaaaccataaaaaatgaaaaaaaaagaaaaaaagaaaaaaaaagtccagcaAACCAGACTATATTGAAATGTGCAGCTAAAAAGATTGTTTAGTAAAACTGTATTTGAAAGATGAGCATGCCTACCATCGCAAGTTTATGACAGGGAAAGAAGAGCTTAAAGGAGCAGTTTacccaaaataaacacacaaaaagatgtTTTCACCATTAGCCCTAGTCACAGCGCACATAGTGTCATGTGTGATTTGTTGTGGTTTCCACTCTGCTGTGGTTTCCTGTGTATCAGTGAGTACAAGTTAGAGGTGGGTGGACACAGTTTGCTGGTAAATTGTACAGTTTTGATAGTTTTAGCTCCATTAAACAATAACCATCCAGCTCCATCATACTGCGGTGACGGCAGACGGGAGATTGCAGCAGACTtaaaacttcaccaaatcataCACCAAGTAGGCAGCATATGCGCTCATTACACTTCCTTATTTTACACAAAGACATTTACTGAAACCTTTTCCAGAGACaaccacagaaaataaaacaaataaggCACTAGAAGATTTGgtggtgatttttaaaataaaataaaaaaaataataatacagatTGAAAGTGTGATTCTGCAAATAAGGAGAGATGGGGCCTAACACCACAGATGTTCTGTGTAAACACAGTGAAATGTCTCTCCTCAGACATTTACAAGAGCATGGGATCCTCACCAGACACTATACCAACTAGCTCAGGACTCTCTCTGGACACTTGGATCTGTTTGGTAAATGGTCATTAATAACATGTGCGGGCTCTGG encodes the following:
- the LOC115359573 gene encoding protein phosphatase 1 regulatory subunit 12B-like; the protein is MSSLLSHNKDQLRTRKSLSDSTPTSPSATTKSLRHDRLSRLNSSGSSDISKDRTVGHTESYISRRENRLSARKKAEEDSACNDYKKMYEEALTTNERLRSRLETSKQELAVVQVQLERAQRKGRTADCSSNMLETEKKERRGLEKRISDMEEELKVKAELKMENQRLKDENGALIRVISKLSK